The genome window tttaaaCTCTCCTAGGTACTTGCTGTTATTTGGGACCATTTTTCCTGTCTCATTGCTTGCCTAATCATGTAGCATTGCTATACTTTAAATGATGTAATCCTTGCAGTACGCAATATGTTTTAATATTGGTGGGGGTTAATTTCTCCTTTTGTCCTGTTTTCACAGAATTTGTATTGCTATCCTTGCATATTTATTACCTCGTAGTCCCTAGATTAAACTTGTCTAGGTCCAAGAATCTGCTGgggaaaataaatgcaaaatatagCAACAATTCTAATGAAACAACAAGAAACAACTCAAGCACCCTCTTTGGGAAATAATCTAGAACTAAAATCTGACATCTGGTGTTCATTGCAATAATTACATTGTACTAAATAATGTCGACAGTCTTATAATAAGTAATTCTTTTAATGGTGTTTAAAACCCAGATCACATTTTGCCATAGAAATACGTCAATTTGTTAGTAGAAGAGCAAAGTGCACATAATTTAACGCAAGGAATGCCTGGATGTTAGGTGTTCTTATTTGTAATTCTTTAAATCACCAGGACAGGAATAAGGGGAAGTGAACATATGTTCACTCTAGAGGGATAAAGTTCACTTAACAAGTGAGCAAAATTggaacagggccctggctggataactcagttgattcaagtatcgTCCTGATACACAGATGTTACTGGTTCGATCGCCAGGCGGGcatgtacagaaacagattgatctttttgtctctttttctctatcccttcctctctctaaaataaatcaatcaaaaaaatttaaataccccCTTCCATATTTTatacctttattattttcattatccccactgaaataattttaatgcaCATGTCCCAGGctagaaggaagaaataattgcAGTTAGTGATCTGCTATTCCATCTgctgttttactttgttttagtcTCCCTGCCCCTGGTGTTTACTGAGGTGAGGGATAATCCCCACCTCACCCaaagtctaaaaataaataaataaataaatataaataaatattggttgagTAGAAAAAAACAACTTGAGATATCGCTATGGACAGCTTAAGGAAATTTAATTCATAGTGATTTCatgttctttctcaaaattcaAATCAAACAAATTCGTGATTGAAAAGGCAAAATGAAGAGACTCCAATCCCCCCACGTTGCACTGCCTGCTCTTGCTTCCAAAATTTGAGCAGGTTGAGTTCTCAGTTGTTCCTGCGTCTTCTCCCTTAGTGGGTCTTCGGCAGAGTGAGTTGCCATTCTTGCTAGAAAACAACACAGACACTTGCAAACCCTGGTCAGCATCCACCCAGAGCTGAGCAAGTTAATCAGACTAACTCCTTCATGACCGCGCCATGAAATACGCACTACCTCTTAGCAAGGGCTCCTGCTTTCAGAAGTATTTGCCCCTCTACTGACTTGTTCCTTCACAGTTGAATTTTAAATAGATGATACATAACTTTCTATTTGCCTATCTGCTTGCTTCCTCCTTACTGTCACAGTTGACTTTTACATAGATGACACATATCTTTTCCATAATTGTTTTGAGTTGCTTCGCATTTAATATtctcacatacatatatattttccatgGCAACAGTTGTGGTTTTCTCGTGTCCCGCAGCTTCATTGAACTGTTGTACTATATTTAATCAGTGAATTACTTACaaatatttagttcatttttcAGTCTTTACAGTGAGTACACTTGCTTTTATACCAGTAGGATAGATAACACTTTGAGATATGGAATTGTTGGATCAAAATCCAGTTTCCCCACTCCAGATTCCAGGCCTGTTTTCTGTTCATGGATATTTTCTATTCCATACCGAAAAGTACATAAATCATAATTATATATCTTCGTGATCTTTCACAAGTGAACACACCTGCACAACCCACCTGGGTCAAGAATCAGACTATTACCAGAAACCAGAAGCCACTGCTCTTGCATTCTTCTACTTGCTATCCTTCTGAAGGGTAACTATGACGTCTCAGGCTATAGATtctttttgcctggttttgaacttcatataaatgaaattgtacAGTGTGTTCTTGTTTCTAGCTTCTTTTCGGTACATGTCTTAAATATATTTGATAGTGCATTGGAAATTTTTCATTCCTTATATATTCTTGGCCTCGGTGTAATTTGACACTGGACCATCCCACCATCTTgaattttttctcccttctcttctatgACAGTAAGTAATCTTCTGGCTTTCCTCttgtcttcctgctgctccttctCCTACTCCAGAGCCTTCCTCTTCAGTCTACCTCAAATCTGTGTGCACTCAAGTTCCAGTCCTAGGCGATTTCAGCCAGGTACGTACACGGCTTGGTTACCATCTATATGCCCGGGGCCCCTGCATTTATATCTCTATTGCGAACAACTTTTCTGAGATTCAAATATCCAACTGGAtctcatttgtatattttaaaactcaacaacccAAAATGGAACAATTTCTTCTGTGTCTGAATGCCCCAGACCTGGCACTTTTCCAGCATTTCCTATCAGTGAAAAATACCCTCAGCCATAGATTCACAACATTAAAACCTAGGAATCATCCTTGCCATTTCTCTCGACATACCCTACAGCCACTAAGTTCTGACAGCTTTTCCTCCTAAACAGTTCTGGTAAATGGTTCACTTCTCATCATCATTGCCAGCAATCAAATCCAAGGTCAACTTGTATCATCTCTTGCTTAGACTATTGCGGTAGTCTCCCCAAACTGATTTCCAAACAGATGACTACTGTGCTTAAAACTTTTCACTGGTTACATATTATATTGAAAAGTTTACTTAAATCAGCATTAAATCAGACCCTATGCTAGTCTAGCCCCTTCCCACTCCTTgaggctctctctcttctccttgcccTTCTCCTTACTCTGAATTGGCTCCACACATCAGAAACAGGGTCGAAATTTGAGCAATTATGTATATCTAACATAGTTATCTGgaagataaaagtgaaaaaacaaagttataggtgccatttagtaaaaaaaaaaaaagttctctttcAAAGTATGGAGTACATTGTTGGGATGATGTAGAAGTGGAAAATTTAGGAAGTAATGAGAAAAAGGACTAATTGCCTCCAAAGAGTTCCAAGCTGCTTAAAAGGCTGATTAGCATAATGACTAATAGTACCAGCTTCCGGATCTAACGAACCCAGGTTCTGATCATGACTCAGCCACTTTTAAAACCTGCATAACTTTTGGTGAGTCATAATACCTCAGCCAGAATTCCCACAATAAGATAATACCTTCTCCTTCACAGGGATTAAGTATCTCTACTCTTTGCCACAATTATCAGCACATAAGTAAATGTCAAACAAACAATAGGCATATTATTATTAGGAAGAAAACAAGGCTATAGTATTGCCATATATCAGGTAGGAGCAATCAATGCTTAATTAATGCCAAAGATAATGAGCAGCCCTGGGGCAGAAACTAGACGATATCCTCCCAAGAGCTTTATGGACTCTGGTTACTTGGTGCTCGTCCCTCCGCACCAAAGAGAAGTTTCTAGGAAACCAGGTGCTCAGGATGACATAAGCAGATATTCACTCCCAGGGAGTCTTGTTTTGTATCAAGATGGTGCTCTCCTTCAACCAGTGTGTTTACTTTTCTCGGAATAAACACCCAAAGTTTGGATGTCCCTTTATCTTTGTAGGTGGAATTTTGTGAACCTCTCTGGGATAAGAAAAACCCCCAACATTTTCTAAGGCTAAGTCACTTTTATCCAGACCAGATGACTCCAGCCCCGGGACTTGGGTCTGCTTCCAGGGCGCATGGAGAACCCGGCCAGGGGACATGCATCTCTCTCCTTGGAAGATGCATGTGCCCAAACAACTGGAacccacattaaaaaataatactgacaAGGATAAAAGACTAATGAATATACTGATTTaatcatttaaacatttaaattttcttgatgAAAAAGATACATGAtgtagtgaagaaaaaaaaaaagattgaaatcaaaaTGACAACATTGTGGCTCAGACTCCAGCACAGATTATTATCTATCTATGTAATCTTGAATTCATATAGCGAATCCAGTGAAAGTATACAGACGTTCTCCACACTAAAGTACAAATTTAAAGCAGTCTTTTATTAAAAGCCGGCGACCACACGGAGGCCTAAGTTAGTCAGATCATGCGGccctgaacacagtttggggccagcttttaaagacaaaatcacatgCTGATTGgggtgggaaggaaggggagctcagtgaagcatggtacaaaagcaataaaacatacTCATTAATCTCACTAACAAGCTCATTAACTTTTACTGTCTAGTTACAATGTCTATCTATAggatcaatttaaagaaaataatatttctacCTACTAAGACTGTAAGCTGTGAAGATGATAACACAGTAGAGATAAATGTTTCACACGCCTAACAAAACATTTCTAAACATCCTAGGATTTACTACCCACCCCTGACTCCCCTGCAATTTGGCAAAACTAACTTCAAGGCCGGGGGTAGGGAGTTTTAGACCTAGGTAAGTTCTGAGGTTTTTTAGAGTTTAAGATAGAAGAGAAGTTAAATGAGTttacttatgctaagagcctttaAAGTTACTGATTGCTTAAAAAacccctttcttttctatatttcttttcttttttttttttttttttttcatttttctgaagctggaaacagggagagacagtcagacagactcccgcatgcgcccgaccgggatccacccggcacgccccccaggggcgatgctctgcccaccagggagcaatgctctgcccatcctgggcatcgccatgttgtgaccagagccactctagcgcctggggcagaggccacagagccatccccagcgcccgggccatctttgctccaatggagcctcggctgcgggaggggaagagagagacagagagggaaagcgcggcggaggggtggagaagcaaatgggcgcttctcctgtgtgccctggccgggaatcgaacccgggtcctccgcacgctaggccgacgctccaccgctgagccaaccggccagggccacatatcttattttaaagtaaaaaaacaaaacgggaacaaatacaatatttaaaataaagaacaagtaaatttaaatcaacaaactgaccagtatttcaatgggaactatgctcctctcactgaccaccaatgaaagaggtgctccttccggaagtgcggcgggggccggataaatggcctcaggggccacatgcggcccgcggggccgtagtttggggacccctggtctacagagAACTTGGGTCAGAGGTGGTGGCACCGAGTTTGGGGAGACATGGCAGTGTGGGCGCCGGTTCGTGGTACACACGGTGCTAGGGGTCTGGTGTGGTTGTGAGACTACGGAGCCGAAGCCCAAGCACTGAAGATAAAGCAGTAAGCCCCTGTGTCAAATCATTTGTCCTCAAGCTGTCATTTCCGCTGCGATGCTGAGACCTGCAGGCTTCAGAACCTTTTTCCAGCAGTGGATGCTGATGGAGGACAATTCCTTCTCTTACGACCACAGCGACCTCTGACTGTAGAGGCCTGAGACAGGGAGAGTTACGGCTTCTCAGGCTGATCTTGCATGTTTTCTCCAGGCCTTTTCAACAACCAAGATTCTTCTGAccccagttttttaaaattatttttattttttaattttagagcaagagggaaaacgagagagagagagagagagagagagcgagcgcgcCTGACTTGTGctacttctttatgcattcattggcggattcttgtatgcgccctgactggagatcgaacccacaaccttggtgtacagggatgacgctctaaccaactgagctacccagccaaggcctgaTCCCAGGTTTAATTTTCTCTTCGCTGGCAGTTAAGGGGTATTATGTGTGTCTTCAGGGAAAGGAAGTTAATTCCCAGAGCGCCACTGGGCTACAGGTGAACCTGGCCAGAGAGAGCCACGGGGGTGAGAATGAGCCGGTGGAACCGACAAGGCAAGAACTCAGCATGGATGTTCTTCAGGAGGCTGATGGAGGCCGTGTTGTCATCAAGGACGTTGCCCTGAGTGGGGAACCCCCGGCTTTGCAACTTCCTGGCCAGTGTGAGGACCACCAGCCGGCTGTAACCCTTCCTGCGGTGCTCTGGCAGGGTGTAGTTATGGCACATGGTGGCAAACTGGTCTGTGATCGACCAAGAGACTGGGTGTCCCTTCTCATCGCGGACACACACGCTGGGGAAGCAGGAGATGAGGCTGGCGATGTACCGGAGACACTGCGCGTTGCCGCCCCGCGCCCACGTGCGGTTGAGCAGGTCGGCATCAGCCACGCTCAGGTAAGTGAGCCGCGGGGGAGAGCACCTTCTAGAAGAAACGACAGGAGAAGGAATATGAACTCAGGATCCCATGACTGCCGACACTGACTTATCTTTTTAGACTGATTGAGAAACCACGCCAGGGATACAAAGACATTTTCTATGACTTTGATTCCATTTATCCCCATTTACAAACATCTCCTAGGATTTCATTtctgacaggaaaaaaaatactcatttcaaGTTTAAGTCTTTCCTTCCGATTTTATGCCCATTTCCTCTTGTCCTCAGTCTAGATTAAGGCAAGTAAAACAATTCACAGACTTCTTCTAAGTCCTGATTTTATTGACACCGGCCCTGAAGCCTTGTACAGACCAGATTCTGGAACCCCTAACCTTCTcttggtttaaaaaagaaaagatgtgttTGGATAGAACGTCTATCTTTATGCATCCGTGCCCAGAAAGTAAATACAAAGTGCTTAACATTTCAGGCATAggcagatgctaaaaaaaaaacaaaaacgctaGTTCTTCCAGACCTTCTCCTAAAAGTTGTGGGAGAAGGTCTAACATCCATGGTGTTTAGATTAAAATAAAGGTAAGAATTGGTGCCATTTCTAAGAGCCGAGGTGGGTTGCTTGTTTGAAAGCCGGGGGGGCTGGCTGTGCTTCAGAATTTGCTCTAGTTCTTTTCAGTTATCCATGTTGGAAGACCACCCCGAGTGACTGGTAAGAGACCAGGAGTGTCATTCTAGCTGTGACCTTTGTGAAGCACAGGTGCgtgttttcttttcattagtGGTTCTGTAGTGTTAGCTCCTGTTCTAGGCATCCTGGGGACCGGGTACTGGGACAATCACCGAACCATGAAGCaggggtaaaaaaaataaacacaggcaATAACTGGCATAccagaatttttaatttaatttttgaaaatgaacTATAAACATGGCAAAGAAGCCTCAGGCAGAAATTTCATTGCAAATAGAAACATTGATTGCTAAAGCAAACCAAGTGTTTCAGAAGTTATACTAGAGGCTCTGACCTTGTATCTGAAGGGCAGGATATCCCAAAATAAAGCATGTACATATTTGGGTAACAACTTTGTTAAAGACAAATTGTCTAACTTCCTATGCAGAAGGGAGCAATTCAAGTCGAAAACTGATTTGAAATGGCCTGGCTGGGGATagaggacattttaaaataacacccCGGGGACATGGCTCCGAACACTGCGGAAAACTCTTAACGGACAAACCTAGCTGCTCTAACAGAAAGCCATGTGAGGAATTTAAAAGATGGAATGGGAACCTATATGTCAAAAGAAACCTAAGAGAGATATTAACCAGTTGCAATGTATGAActttatttagatgtttattcaaaacaaataaattgcTAAAATATGATAATTTGGGAACTGTGACTACTAACTGGTTATTTTACTTTATGGAAATATTGTTTTGttcaaggagagagaaagacaagggcagacagacaggaagggagagagataagaagcatcaactcgtagttgcgtcactttattgttcattgattgcctctctaCGTGCCTTGGGAGGGAGGacactcaagccaagccagtgaccccttggtcaaaccAACGACTTCagtatttcaaacctgggtcctcagcatcccaggtcaacgctctctccactgtgccactaccaggtCGGGCTAAGggatattgttaatattttaagggGTTGTGCAGAAAAGAGTTAACACAGCAGGCTTGAGGCCATTATCTTTACAACAGCCTGCTGTCCAGGTTACCCCTTGGCTGGTGTCTGGCACTTTGAATTTCTGGAGGGGTCCTGCCATTCCCGGAACGGACATGAGTGGCTCACTGTGCCTGTTTGTCCAAGCGGCGTGGTTCCTGCTGAACACCTGCGCTCCTTCTGGGAGTCTAGGAAACCGGCATCGGCTGGGCAGAGGGGGCCTCCTAGAAAAGTCCTAGCTCAGGTTGTTACAGCTCGTTGCTGGGGAGATGAACTGCGTCCTGTGCCTCCGTGGGGACAGGGCTCTGGGAAGCTTGTGCCTGGTCTCCTCTGGGCTTAGCCAGTGCACCCTTTTCCTTTTGCTGATTTTGATTTGTATCCTTTCACTGTAACAAAATCACAGCCATGACCCTATGCATTGAATCCCGTGAGTCTTCCTAGCCACTCACTGAGCCTCTGGGTGGTCTCAGGGACCCCTGCCCACAGAAGTGGTATTAGTACATTTTTAAGAATTCTTATCTTTTGGagatctacactgctcacaataattaggggatattttatcgcttcatgttcattttgaaatatcccctaaattttgtgagcagtatatattagaGTGTTTAAGAATAATGGGGTAATGTTTGGTAAATTTCCTTCAGAAGAATCCAGGGTATGGGAAGAGTGGATAGGGGTGTGACTAAAACAACCCATATTTTGATGGGAAGGTTCATTATATTATTCTCCCAAGCGTTTGTATGtgtttgtaaatctttataactgaaaaatataaaataaaaataaagtccattTGCTTTATGTAATTGaaagtattcatttttctttaggtTTGGTTCAACATATTCCATAGATGTAAAGAAAACTAACCTTTACAGGTGGGTATTTTTCAAATACCATGTTTCATTTGCTTGTGAAAAATAGCTAAGAGGATATTATAGATTAATtttcaagaagaagaaactgagtgaAGCTCAGAAAGACTAAGCAGAGGGGAAGGAACTAgttgttaggtttgggtccagggcgCCTTTCAATCCAGGGCCCCTGTAAACTcaaactcccctcccccaacctcccacgGGAGGTGGGGGCAGGCAGCTTCTCAGTATGCATCTCCCTCACCTGACCTGCCCCCCCCTCCTTAAGGAACTCCCCCCAACCTGGGATGGTTCCGGGAGAAgtccttgggacaaggccttTGGGAGGGGCCTGaggggttgggaaagggagacagtctgtgaccaaggccacaaaccaggaGATGCTACTCTGAGCGTGTCCAGGTGCaccaaccccatgccagcaaatgcctgcagtAGCCCCTGTATCAGACACCACTTCCCGCAGCTCTCCGCTGATGCCGCGAGAGTCTCAGCCCGTCTGTTTTGCAGACACacaaataaacttcttataaaactcatcaggcctgtgCGTCTCTCCTGTGGCTGACCTAACACTAGTAGGTGACAAAACAGGAACTCTATAGCAAGAAGAGAAGAAGGCAGATAGGAGTCAGCAAATGTTTGGAAGGAGCGGATTCTGGAATCAGACCTGGTGGGATTTATTTCCTGGCTCTGCAATTTACTTGTGTGTGTTACTTTGTTCAAAAAGGGAATGATACTAGTACTGCTTTACAGGGTTGGAGAAAGGATTCCAGTGGTCATATATTTAAAACGTTTTAGTGCCTGGTCTGTAACAACCCCACGTGAGTCAGTTACACACCCTTCTCCCTGAAATGACAGTCTTGGGCTCAGACAACAGAGGTTACTTAGAATTGTTTGGGGAGGGAGGATACCAAAGACTGATTTTTCTGTGTACACTGAAAATGCAGGACTCCTGAGTTCATTTATTACTATGGACAAGCACACTGATTTGACTTTGCAGGAAATTATGAGCAGAAAGGAGAAGAGTAAACACACAtgagcatgtgtacacacacacacacacacaacacaaacacACGCACTTACattcacacattcacacacacacacacacacacactcaaattcAGATGTAGTAGCCCAGACAAGGTACCTACATATCCCTTAATGGTACTAAGCACCCCAGGTACCGCTCTGTGTGCTCCTATAGCAGTAAGTCCTATCCCAAAGGCAGGAACTTGATTTACATACAGGAAGCTGGTGTCTGGTGGAGTTGAAACAGGAGCTAAAAGAGTCGCCTTGAAGGAACTTAGCTTTACATCCAGTTGCTTTGAGTTGGCAACAGCTTTGGAAACATCATATAAATTACTCTGCAGCCCTGGGTATGGAGAGACATAAGAATGGGgtcattttatttgaaaaggcAAAGAAGGACATTTGTTGCAGTGTTTTTGAACTTCCTATCTTTAATACCACCAGCTTGCCACCGtgcattatccttttttttttgtgtgtgtgtgtgtgtgtgtgtttggcagagatggagagagtcagagagagggacaggcaggaagggagagagatg of Saccopteryx bilineata isolate mSacBil1 chromosome 1, mSacBil1_pri_phased_curated, whole genome shotgun sequence contains these proteins:
- the GLYATL3 gene encoding glycine N-acyltransferase-like protein 3 isoform X1, with the protein product MLVLNCAKKLLTLETMLKSHFPESLKVYGAVMNINRGNPFQKEVVLDSWPDFKAVITRRQKEAEIDNLDHYTNAYAVFYKDVKTYQRLLEESDVINWDQVFQIQGLQSNLYDVSKAVANSKQLDVKLSSFKATLLAPVSTPPDTSFLRCSPPRLTYLSVADADLLNRTWARGGNAQCLRYIASLISCFPSVCVRDEKGHPVSWSITDQFATMCHNYTLPEHRRKGYSRLVVLTLARKLQSRGFPTQGNVLDDNTASISLLKNIHAEFLPCRFHRLILTPVALSGQVHL
- the GLYATL3 gene encoding glycine N-acyltransferase-like protein 3 isoform X2; its protein translation is MNINRGNPFQKEVVLDSWPDFKAVITRRQKEAEIDNLDHYTNAYAVFYKDVKTYQRLLEESDVINWDQVFQIQGLQSNLYDVSKAVANSKQLDVKLSSFKATLLAPVSTPPDTSFLRCSPPRLTYLSVADADLLNRTWARGGNAQCLRYIASLISCFPSVCVRDEKGHPVSWSITDQFATMCHNYTLPEHRRKGYSRLVVLTLARKLQSRGFPTQGNVLDDNTASISLLKNIHAEFLPCRFHRLILTPVALSGQVHL